The proteins below come from a single Gimesia alba genomic window:
- a CDS encoding PSD1 and planctomycete cytochrome C domain-containing protein, with product MISTRIILPLIVAVFVSFPIRTNQAAEKPLLFEADIQPVFATKCGKCHSERVRKGGLDLSTVAGVHRGGESGESAIADTVDDSLLWILIDAGDMPPEGQPQLTPKERKLIQTWLSTGAKSAKPYQPEEKQLTQHDVLPIMLLRCTTCHGARLKRGGLDLRTPASMQKGGEHGPAFVAGKPNESLMIQRIESHACPPQEQLLKFFVKRPPTSEVETLRQWITENVPVIDIAPDVAGTEPDPLVTEEDRQHWAFQPPESPQGVTSIDELILKKLQAHDLDFSPEADRDTLIRRVYLDLTGIPPTPKEWKRWHNTEEPNWYAAMIDHLLASPRYGERWGRYWLDIAGYADSEGGVSSDPLREVAWKYRDYVIDAFNTDKPYDRFLLEQIAGDELVDYENAPATTEQMVQNLIATGFLRMGIDQTGSRTMNFVPERLGVVNDAINVMGSGVMGLTLECARCHSHKYDPLPHRDYYRFKAIFQGALDEYDWLTFKNRSLELATPEQRSRVKQINPLLKTRLKKLESAHKKAIAALQIAMLHQFYPTQSAAEQQETLRALKIADNTRTQRQRILVEKLRIAETMPESEFSESVKQAQQHVTSIEKQKTEIKQQMEPPLTIRALWDRGEPSPTYILQRGEHDLPGRLVGPGVPSVLTDGRTPFSVQPPFPEGTPKTGRRLALARWLTKKDHPLTARVIVNRIWYHHFGTGLVKTLENFGVKGERPSHPELLDWLAVKFIEQGWSIKDMHRLMLNSRTYKQSSQITPEIQQHDPQNRLLSHMPLRRMNAEALRDSILAVSGKLDLTPGGPPDSVTVDRNGLVSANITSNGGWRRSVYLQYRRTEIPTMLDTFDYPEMGPNCVSRTVSTVSPQSLMLLNNERVHALSRAFASRVRNMLAEQSKDDLNAQITLVYQLALNRPPTAEELQLGQETLQELKSLWKENPQAALDTYCHTILNSAAFLYID from the coding sequence ATGATCTCTACACGAATTATCTTGCCTCTGATTGTTGCTGTATTCGTCTCGTTCCCGATCCGGACGAATCAGGCTGCGGAAAAACCACTCCTGTTTGAAGCGGATATCCAGCCAGTTTTCGCGACCAAATGTGGGAAATGCCACAGTGAAAGGGTCCGCAAGGGGGGACTTGACCTTTCTACGGTTGCCGGCGTCCATCGTGGTGGAGAGTCAGGCGAATCCGCCATCGCTGATACTGTGGATGATAGCTTGCTCTGGATACTGATCGACGCGGGTGACATGCCACCGGAAGGGCAACCTCAGCTCACCCCGAAAGAACGCAAACTCATCCAAACCTGGCTCTCCACGGGAGCAAAGTCAGCCAAGCCATACCAACCAGAGGAAAAACAACTCACACAACACGATGTCCTGCCGATCATGTTGCTCCGCTGCACTACCTGTCATGGTGCGCGTCTCAAACGAGGAGGCCTGGACCTCAGGACTCCAGCGAGTATGCAAAAAGGGGGCGAACACGGCCCCGCTTTTGTTGCGGGTAAACCAAATGAAAGCTTGATGATTCAACGTATCGAAAGCCATGCCTGCCCCCCGCAGGAACAACTGCTAAAGTTTTTTGTCAAACGCCCCCCAACCTCAGAAGTCGAAACCCTGCGTCAATGGATCACTGAAAATGTCCCTGTCATCGATATCGCTCCTGATGTTGCCGGCACCGAACCAGACCCGCTCGTCACCGAAGAAGACCGCCAGCACTGGGCCTTTCAACCACCTGAGTCACCACAGGGAGTTACCTCAATCGATGAACTGATCCTCAAGAAGCTACAGGCACACGATCTCGACTTTTCCCCGGAGGCAGATCGAGACACACTCATCCGACGCGTCTATCTGGATCTGACTGGAATCCCTCCGACGCCCAAAGAGTGGAAACGTTGGCATAACACAGAAGAGCCAAACTGGTATGCCGCGATGATTGATCATCTACTCGCTTCCCCCCGTTATGGCGAACGCTGGGGACGCTACTGGCTGGACATCGCCGGTTATGCAGACTCCGAAGGAGGCGTCTCTTCTGATCCGTTGCGCGAAGTCGCCTGGAAATATCGTGACTATGTTATTGATGCGTTCAATACTGATAAGCCCTACGATCGCTTTCTGCTGGAACAGATTGCCGGCGATGAATTAGTGGACTATGAAAACGCTCCTGCTACAACAGAACAGATGGTACAGAACCTGATCGCTACCGGCTTCCTCCGTATGGGCATTGACCAGACTGGCTCCCGCACGATGAATTTTGTTCCAGAACGTCTGGGAGTTGTCAACGATGCCATCAACGTCATGGGATCAGGTGTGATGGGACTGACACTGGAATGTGCCCGCTGCCACTCGCATAAATACGATCCGCTACCGCACCGTGATTATTATCGCTTCAAAGCGATTTTCCAGGGCGCCCTCGATGAGTACGACTGGTTGACTTTCAAAAACCGATCTCTGGAACTGGCCACACCCGAACAGCGGAGCCGCGTCAAACAGATTAACCCTCTGCTCAAAACCAGACTGAAAAAGCTCGAATCAGCTCATAAAAAAGCCATTGCTGCACTACAAATCGCAATGCTGCACCAGTTTTATCCAACACAATCTGCTGCTGAACAGCAGGAAACCCTCCGCGCTTTGAAGATTGCCGATAACACGCGCACGCAACGTCAACGAATTCTGGTCGAAAAATTACGAATTGCAGAAACCATGCCCGAGTCGGAATTCTCAGAGTCTGTAAAGCAGGCACAACAGCATGTGACCTCCATCGAAAAGCAGAAGACCGAAATTAAACAACAGATGGAACCCCCTCTGACAATCCGTGCCCTCTGGGACCGGGGCGAACCCTCACCCACTTATATCCTGCAACGCGGCGAACATGATCTACCGGGCCGACTCGTGGGGCCTGGAGTCCCCTCTGTTCTGACCGACGGACGCACCCCCTTCTCGGTTCAACCACCGTTCCCTGAGGGAACTCCCAAAACCGGCCGCCGCCTGGCATTGGCCCGCTGGTTAACAAAGAAAGATCATCCCCTCACAGCACGTGTAATCGTCAATCGAATCTGGTATCACCACTTCGGCACCGGGCTGGTGAAAACACTCGAAAATTTCGGTGTGAAAGGCGAACGTCCATCTCACCCGGAATTGCTTGACTGGCTGGCCGTCAAGTTTATCGAACAGGGCTGGAGCATCAAAGACATGCACCGCCTGATGCTGAATTCCCGCACTTACAAGCAATCCAGCCAGATTACTCCCGAGATACAACAACACGATCCTCAAAATCGCCTACTCTCCCACATGCCACTCCGCAGAATGAATGCCGAAGCACTACGCGACTCAATTCTGGCTGTCTCCGGTAAACTCGATCTCACTCCGGGCGGCCCTCCCGATTCAGTTACAGTCGACAGAAACGGTCTGGTTAGTGCTAACATCACCAGTAACGGAGGCTGGCGACGTAGCGTCTATCTGCAGTACCGTCGTACTGAAATCCCCACGATGCTGGATACTTTTGATTATCCTGAAATGGGGCCGAACTGTGTTTCACGGACCGTCTCCACGGTTTCACCTCAGTCACTGATGCTGTTGAATAATGAACGTGTTCACGCTCTATCCCGCGCGTTCGCCTCCCGCGTCCGAAACATGCTCGCAGAACAGAGTAAAGATGATTTGAATGCACAGATTACACTCGTGTATCAGCTGGCACTCAATCGCCCACCAACCGCAGAAGAACTTCAGCTGGGACAGGAAACCCTACAGGAACTTAAATCGCTCTGGAAAGAAAATCCGCAAGCAGCTTTGGATACGTACTGCCACACCATCTTAAACTCTGCCGCGTTTTTGTATATTGATTGA
- a CDS encoding DUF1501 domain-containing protein: MNHQPEQTHSRRDFFARTSDGVMGAALTHLLCQDFFGGTEALANDPPHQPQQFDLKPKQPHHTPKATSVIHLFMNGGPSQMDLFDPKPVLNKMDGKPYPGNIEDLGNSNTTSIGEMLGGQYKFARHGESGMWMADVLPHTAKMADELCLINSMWTDHPNHDNALYKIHSGRLFMGYPTIGSWTVYGLGTENQNLPAYVVLTDPLGAPKNGTRNWTSGFLPPTYQGTRLRPTGSPILNLKPQYEQPTAVTESARKLLNKLDGIHRQKRPHYPLLDARIESYSLAARMQMSATEALDLSSETQHTLTDYGIGEKETESYGKRCLLARRLVERGVRFVQIFLEEQPWDSHADLSANHRAMCQRTDKPVAALLRDLKRRGLLDSTLVIWGGEFGRTPTTQKSANGFSGRDHNMQAFTSWMAGGGIKGGTTYGVTDEFGHSVVENPVSVHDFHATILHQLGLHHQELFYTRSGLEERLTGVNPPRVVKEILS; this comes from the coding sequence ATGAATCACCAACCCGAACAAACTCACTCTCGTCGCGACTTCTTTGCCCGTACCAGCGATGGCGTCATGGGAGCCGCTCTGACACACCTGTTGTGCCAGGATTTTTTTGGTGGAACGGAAGCTTTGGCGAATGATCCCCCGCATCAGCCACAACAGTTTGATCTCAAACCCAAACAGCCGCACCACACGCCGAAAGCCACTTCTGTCATTCATTTGTTTATGAATGGCGGGCCGAGCCAGATGGATCTGTTCGACCCCAAACCGGTTCTGAACAAGATGGACGGTAAGCCGTACCCTGGGAACATTGAAGACCTGGGGAATTCCAACACCACCAGTATCGGCGAGATGCTGGGTGGACAGTATAAATTCGCCCGTCATGGAGAATCCGGAATGTGGATGGCAGATGTTCTGCCCCACACCGCGAAGATGGCGGATGAACTCTGCCTGATCAACTCCATGTGGACTGATCATCCGAATCATGACAATGCGTTGTATAAAATTCATAGCGGCCGCCTCTTCATGGGCTATCCCACCATTGGCTCTTGGACTGTCTATGGTTTGGGAACCGAAAACCAGAACCTGCCGGCCTACGTCGTACTCACAGATCCTCTCGGTGCGCCTAAAAACGGCACACGCAACTGGACGTCCGGCTTTCTGCCCCCGACATATCAGGGCACGCGGCTTCGCCCCACCGGCTCGCCAATCCTGAATCTCAAACCGCAGTACGAACAACCAACAGCTGTCACCGAATCCGCACGCAAACTGCTCAATAAACTGGATGGAATCCACCGCCAGAAAAGGCCCCATTATCCTCTGCTTGATGCACGCATCGAATCGTACAGTCTTGCAGCACGGATGCAGATGTCAGCCACTGAAGCCCTTGATTTATCCAGCGAGACACAACACACCCTCACCGATTATGGCATCGGTGAGAAAGAGACCGAATCGTATGGAAAACGCTGCCTGCTCGCCCGTAGACTGGTCGAACGCGGAGTGCGTTTCGTGCAGATTTTCCTGGAAGAACAACCCTGGGACAGTCATGCTGATCTTTCCGCCAATCATCGTGCCATGTGTCAACGAACCGACAAGCCGGTTGCCGCGTTGCTCCGCGATCTCAAACGGCGAGGACTGCTCGACTCCACACTCGTCATCTGGGGTGGCGAATTTGGACGCACTCCCACCACTCAGAAATCCGCCAACGGTTTCTCGGGACGCGACCATAACATGCAGGCCTTTACATCCTGGATGGCCGGAGGAGGCATTAAAGGAGGAACCACCTACGGCGTCACCGATGAATTCGGACACAGTGTCGTTGAGAACCCCGTCAGCGTACATGATTTCCATGCGACGATTCTCCACCAGTTGGGGCTACACCATCAGGAACTGTTCTATACCCGCAGTGGACTGGAAGAACGCCTGACCGGAGTCAATCCACCTCGTGTGGTCAAGGAGATCCTCAGTTGA
- a CDS encoding amidohydrolase family protein, with translation MSTPDCEVNRRKFLTTATTVGLATSLGLKIARSAENHSSDTKFIDTNISLFQWPFRRLPLDDTHTLIQKLSSLGFEQAWAGSYEGILHRDISTVNQRLSDECKRFPQLVPIGSINPTLPDWKHDLQQCFHKHQMPGIRLHPNYHGYTLEDPRLLKLLKQVSQERRFVQLAATLEDTRTQHQSVRAADVDLKPLPELAAKVPGLKLQILNAKPRPDLIDKLSQIPNIFFDTARVESTDGVPSLIQRLPEGRVMFGTHAPFLIPEAALVRVYESSILDAASLQSVLSDNATQFLAPILTTKSSPSRIRIKNHDSPQKTAVKISAGLPPSQQLEKYRIWDSYFTPSHSHPGRDGSSSLIADIERALPAIKTGRFEKLCFFPHVGIGTTRDAELEQKLKTNPEIVLKPLKRWPKLLMGMIQLNANNVPGSLDALNRWLQDGPMRGVYFPGGGPAALTCTHRNFNPLIERISELNGVIMQHTWFITGGKRSPGGSTPSELAVLAQRFPHQKFICAHSGGEWERGIRAVRDFENILVETSGFDPTAGFIEMAVRELGADRIIFGSHLPSRSLGTELCKVTAAQISDAEKRLILGTNFRNLLSPRVDN, from the coding sequence TTGAGCACCCCGGATTGTGAAGTCAACCGACGCAAGTTTCTGACAACAGCCACCACAGTCGGCCTCGCCACTTCACTCGGCTTAAAAATCGCCCGATCAGCGGAGAACCACTCTTCGGATACCAAATTCATCGACACGAATATCAGCCTGTTCCAGTGGCCCTTTCGACGACTCCCTCTCGACGACACACACACGCTGATTCAAAAACTGAGCTCACTCGGCTTCGAACAAGCCTGGGCAGGCAGCTACGAGGGAATTTTGCATCGAGATATCTCAACCGTCAATCAGCGACTGTCTGACGAATGCAAACGCTTTCCACAACTGGTCCCCATCGGTTCGATCAACCCCACACTTCCCGACTGGAAACATGATCTGCAGCAATGCTTTCACAAACATCAGATGCCGGGAATCCGACTGCACCCCAACTACCATGGCTACACACTCGAAGATCCTCGCTTGCTGAAGCTATTAAAACAGGTATCGCAAGAACGTCGCTTCGTACAGTTAGCCGCCACTCTGGAAGACACCCGCACCCAGCATCAGTCGGTGCGAGCAGCCGATGTGGATCTCAAACCGCTCCCGGAACTGGCTGCGAAAGTCCCTGGTCTCAAACTTCAGATTCTCAACGCAAAACCCCGTCCCGATCTGATTGACAAACTAAGCCAAATACCGAACATCTTCTTTGATACCGCCCGCGTCGAAAGCACCGATGGTGTTCCCTCACTTATACAACGTCTTCCCGAGGGACGTGTCATGTTCGGCACACATGCACCATTTTTGATCCCCGAAGCGGCACTGGTGCGTGTCTATGAATCCTCAATCCTTGATGCAGCCTCCCTGCAGTCCGTCCTATCAGACAATGCGACTCAGTTTCTGGCCCCGATTCTCACCACTAAAAGCTCTCCATCCAGAATCAGAATTAAGAACCACGATTCCCCCCAAAAGACGGCCGTAAAGATCTCTGCCGGATTACCTCCCTCACAACAGCTTGAAAAATACCGTATCTGGGATTCGTACTTCACTCCTTCCCATTCCCATCCAGGTCGAGATGGTAGCAGTAGCCTGATCGCAGATATAGAACGTGCCCTGCCCGCCATTAAAACCGGTCGGTTTGAAAAGCTCTGTTTTTTCCCCCATGTTGGAATTGGTACAACCAGGGATGCGGAACTGGAACAGAAACTGAAAACGAATCCGGAAATCGTGTTGAAACCTCTGAAACGCTGGCCCAAACTGCTAATGGGAATGATTCAACTCAATGCCAACAATGTACCCGGTTCCTTGGATGCGTTGAATCGCTGGTTGCAGGACGGCCCAATGCGAGGCGTTTATTTTCCGGGAGGGGGACCGGCAGCCCTCACCTGCACGCATCGTAATTTCAATCCCCTCATCGAGCGTATTTCGGAATTGAACGGCGTGATCATGCAACACACCTGGTTTATCACTGGAGGCAAACGGAGCCCTGGTGGATCGACGCCGTCCGAACTCGCGGTACTGGCACAGCGATTCCCCCATCAGAAATTCATCTGCGCCCATTCTGGAGGTGAATGGGAACGCGGCATTCGGGCCGTGCGAGATTTCGAGAATATACTCGTAGAAACTTCAGGCTTTGATCCCACCGCCGGCTTCATTGAAATGGCGGTTCGCGAACTCGGTGCGGACCGCATCATCTTCGGCAGTCATCTTCCCTCCCGTTCTTTGGGTACCGAGTTATGTAAAGTTACTGCTGCGCAAATCTCCGATGCAGAGAAACGCCTGATCCTCGGCACCAATTTCCGTAACCTGCTATCTCCTCGTGTAGACAACTGA